The Labrus mixtus chromosome 18, fLabMix1.1, whole genome shotgun sequence DNA segment GTCTCAGGTGGATAAAGGATGTTGAGTATTCTCTCAGGTGAGTTAAAGCAGCTGATTGGTCATTTACCTGCTCTGAAGGTGTCGGCACAGATCAGGCAGGTCTTCCAGCCTTTCCTTTGGTAATAATAGGccagctgcaggaaacacacagacagtgagacagcagacagacagcatgGGGCGCTACAGTGCAACAAATTTAAATACACAGTTGTGGTTTATcaacagagggggaggggcttagtCTCAGGTGTGTGATGTCACCTTGGAGCAGGTGGTGGTTTTCCCGCTGCCCTGCAGACCAACAAACATGATGACgttgttttttcctttggtGGGGGTCCAGGCCTTCACACCGGGGTCCaccagctgaaacacacacacagaacacgaatataaagaaaacaacatgttttgtctttttaacagATTTAATCATTACTTGTTAAGAAATAGTTTAAGTCAGGGATGTCAGACATATGGCCCACGGGCCGTGTCCGGCccgacagcaggtttcatcTGGCCCACGAGACGTTttgggaagaaggaggaaatgtattgaaaaatattttgagattttttataaattaaatatttttaatacgTATTTTCCCCGAATTGTATTAGAACCTATGTAAAATGAGCAacgtaaaggttgatatcatgatacgaaTGTTAATTAGACGGGAcactttgaactatcttctcagcagggagtaaTCATAAAAAAGGCGAGTGGCCGAGCgcacgagctgctcctgcattacgctggtaatacatcacatcagaaaacaggctgaacacctgagagaggtgacacagaatgcaATTTCAAGAGAGATCAAAGGagcgatatttctttagttttatttgccCACAAGTAGCCAGAATTTTATCAAAGCTACGGGACTGCACTGCGCACGCATCATGACGGTCTTCAGTTCTGTGcacacttcttaccagtttctcctgtcttgacTGATAAGTTTTACTAATgataacaaagcttcctatggagtgagccacaaagagctgctcgtgcaaataaaaaacaatcatctccgCCATGCGTAATGGCCCAGACCGTCTCCTCACATCCAGACTAAGTGTAGGTTGTGGACACTGGCGTTGAGCCTGATGATAgacttattttacctctggttattgtaaaaacagtaaattaaaatgaatattaactgatttGAATTACAGACGGTTCAttttaggtcacccagaggtgaacgtgttgtgttgatcacctaaaagtttcagcgcgtcatcacttctaaatgcagtagcctgctgttgcgcctttatcaccagctttcatcagaccgtaaaaatacaactattactgaacatttcattcttatccaaaAACGATATCACGCACAGGCTGTCCAATCATACAGAGGACCGCTGGTTTAACCGtggagcagcgctaaaatgcTTCCTTGAATTGCGCacggagatggcacagattTATGGCacaaaaaagtcagtgacagagttagattacgATAGTGCGTACacgtagaagaacggactgccagactcatatgaaaagtcgtttaactgagtttacttagttgaaaaatgtgcactccacacggagctgatcagactgcagtgtgcaacgctgaaggatcaattcaagtctgttggtttggaaacatgttatcattttataatgcctaacaCTAAAATACCCGAAgatgcatcaaagacactctgtttgtttgtgacaacttattcatgtgagcaggttttatctgtaatgaaccttaacgagtgcaaactctgctgtggcctgacacacagctctaaagtctctctctctctctctctctctctctatgcactgatcccagggcaggtagaacaacctgtgtcaaagtttctataaccttgaacagcaatattaaaacataatataataatctcaaacaaaacataattattgatgttgtcttctgtaatgtggtacatttaaatatttccatgtgccaacatgcagtttgcaatgacagagtgaacccctctgcttaatgtacttttacattttatgcgttaacatgcagttttctatacaagtacctttttttgtctttttttctaatcatacATAAGCCtatatatccatgtgttgagttatagtgatgtctgcaaaattagtccggcccacttgaggtctcatttgaacaaatccggcccccgacccaatagaACTTTGACACCCCTGGTTTAAGTCCCGGAAAAGTAATTGTTAGTTCTCAGACTTTTCAAGGACTTCTCCAGGACTTTTCCAGGTCTGGTGAACTGACCTTGACGAGCTCCTTGAAGACGGCGTGCTGGATCATCCTCCTCTTGTTCAGACCGGAAGCCATCTCCTCCAGATCTATGGCAGACCTGCAGGGACAAAAGTCACAGAGAGCACACAGCTCACTTAGAGCGGGACCTGGTTCAGACCCTGGTTCAGGATCAGACTCTGAGTGCCCTGGTCTTAACAGAGAACCAGCGATCACACTGATTCAGTATTGACATTATCTGCCTCTAGCTCTGAAAAAAACACCTGTGGCGATACAGACGGCGGTTAAAGATACCAATCATGAGATATCTCGATATGCAGACGATGTGATGTTCTACAAGGATCAGATACAAACTACACATCGTGACAAATTCATCTCCAGCATCATGTGATGACATTCCTCATGTGAAGAAGGTGTTTTAATATATGGAGCCCCATGTTTTACAATCAGGAGGGTTCTGTGACGACTTTTGGACCAGACTTTAGGGGACCTTTGATAGAATGTTATCAAAGACCCCttaaatcaaaaacactgaaaggaTAAACTAGAGGGGATGTTCCAATGTTGAGGTTAAaatattcctctctctctctgctacttACAAACAAAACGTTTTCTGTCTTTCCCTTTAATTAAGTCGTTTTCAAGGTTCCAGGTAAGTGCAGATGTGTTCCAGAGTCAAACTGGAAGTTAAACCAGTTCAGCCCTCAATCATTCCACTTTGCTTCCTGTTCTACATACGTATCGTCGTTGTGTTAACGTCTGTATACATTTAACGTCAACACTCGTCcttctttgtgtttatgaaacATTTGTCTCTAAAAGAGGTCCACGACACGGTGTTTGTACTCACTTGACGTTCTCTCTCAGCTGTTTGACCAGTTTGATGTTTACATCGGCCTCCAGCAGAGCAGCACACACCTCCTTCAACATGGCATTCAacacctgagagacacacacacaccaagttTACCTCGGTTATTCGGTCATGAGCGATGACTTGAGAAGTGGTTGTTTTGGTCACATGACCTCAGTGGGTGTTACCTCTTCATTGATGATGGTGGCGTTGCTGAGTGACCTCAGCGCCGAGGTGATCTTCCTGCCCAGGTCAGCTAAAACCATGATGGCGGTCTGAGCGGATCCTGAAACAGAACCAGAGCAGTCCTCAGAACCTGTTCATCAGTGTTCTATAATCAATCAATGATAAACTGTAGGAGGGTGATCAGTCACATAAATGTCTGTGATcatcaggtgtgtctgtgtgtgtgcacagctCATGTGATGGTGGAGGATGTTACCGTGTGTTTGTGAACtgggatctgtgtgtgtgcgtggaggGGAACCCCCCTACTGAGCGCGCTCAGTGACTCAAGTCAGCTGACAGGTGATGGTCTCAGCAAGCAGTAGCACACTTCCtgtacagaggagagagggagagggagagagagagagagagagagagagagagagagagtgagaccggtctcatatctggtaaatcgaggggcgtccaaaacgaccgtgtgggggtgccttaaaaccgcctaccttctctggtccaaacaaatccagagcgttcagaatctaaagttagaaggaggacatactggctgctgcattgttgtcagagaagccagcacttcaacatgtttccttaatgtctgatcatatagtaaggtcactttatcacttcactcactacacatctcactgattggacctttaatgaGTTGGTGTTTCAGATTCTCTGCTCAGCTGATCTTCTGTCTGAACAACAGAGACGCTTGGATTACATTAAAACTGATGATTAGTCGATTAATGGTTCGAGGATCAGACTGAAActctttacacatttaaaaaaacaacagaataatTAAACTTCATTAACATATGATTCTAACTACAGCTTCTGATTACAGCGGAGGATCGATTATTAAACGGATCGGTCGTCTTTTAATTGTTTATCTTCCTGCTGGTGTAcagttttaaacacaacaatatGTCAGCTGTTTACaacatgctaacgttagcttagcaCTAACACCGTCCGCAGAGAGTGGATGTTAGCCGTTAGCTCCATAGCTCGGTGTTAGCTGAGTGTTAGCTGCAGAGAGAGTTCACacggacagaaacacacagaataaGGTCTATGACGTCAGCAGGGACACAAACAGGTGAAGTTACAGGTGAACAGAGAGTAACGGCTCGTTCTTACCGACTGTCGGTGAGTTTGATCAAACGGGAGCTGGAAAACACCGAAACTCTCCCAAAGGAACGTCATCTAATCCACGGCGACCCGGAAACTGTCACAGCTACATTCTTCTTCTACGGTCTGGCCAACGGCAGCTGGAATACGCGGTACAACAAAACACCGCCCCCTGTTGGTCGATAACAACATctacatataaaatataaatatgatgTAAATATAATCTTTTCTCTCGTCTGTTCATTTAAAGTAactttgtagatttattttatgtctttattctGCATAAACAGAATATTATTGTCATGTTTTGTAAGAAGagtttattcttatttttcagTCAGTCTTTTAGTCTCTGCACTGACAATTATTACAGGTGAGAGGACACCTGTCCACCTCCACCTTTATAGTGAGCGCCTGATCAAAGCGACATCATCAGAAACATTACATTCATAaagttttattcaaatattcTTTCAGACAAACATGCCGTCtcgtctttgtgtctgtttgattAATGTCACAGGAGCTGAAAACAAACCGGAAGTTGTTCTGAATGAAGCTGAAAACATAAAAGATCATTTCAACAATTCAACTGTTTTATAAAGTTTGTATCCAATTACGTGAAACTGTAAACAGAACAtcgttataataataataataataataataataataagaaagcTCAGTTTAAATATCATACACTCATATATTTATAAAACTTATTTTGgttttaataatttaaactttatatGAAATCAAATAgtctgttttcaaaataaaatacatatttatgtattttcccacatttctttgtttgtatatGAATCAGTTATAATATATTCATTAAAATATCAGAATACCATCTTTAAGGTTTTTATATAATTACTGTCatgccaacacaaacaaacaaacacaataaagttTTAATCAAAAGagtaaagttgttttcttccGGGGTCAGACGTTTCTCTTCTTAAGGTGGTCTGAACGATCGACGcagaaaagtgttgtttttaatcgTTAGCGTCCTTTAAGAGTCACACCTGTGCCTACGTCAGAGTGCGTCACCACCTGAGCAGGTAGACAGGTGATTACATCACATATTAACAGAGGTTAATAAACGTGATGACGTGACTCTGCAGGCTCCACCTTAAACGCCAGACACGTTTCTGAGCTGCGGAGCTGAGCAGCCTCTGAACACAACACGCTGTTTGAACCTGAGTGAGTGTTTCACGCGTGAAGATGGATTTTAATGAAGCGAGGGCTGAACTGAAGCAGCTGCTGAGCAGAACGGAGCCCACACACTTACAAAGACTGATCACCTGGATCCGGAACTCAGGTACACTCACCTGCTGACACCCCGGATCAGAACACGGATCAGTCTCTCTGTGTACCTTTGATCACTGTTCGATTACCACATACGTGATTTATATTATTCAACACGGAAACTTTATCAGCTTGTTTCGTTCATATAAGTATTGTTTAAgaatcttctctctctctctctctctctctccctctctctccctttctctctctctctccctctctctctccctttctctccctctctttctctctctctctccctttctctctctctctccctctctctccatttctctctctcgctctctccctccctttctctctctctctctctctctccctttctctctctctctttctctccctctctctccctttctctctctctctctctctctccccccctgcaGATGAGCTGGACGAGCTGCTGTCAGACAACAGGAAGGTGATTCTACAGAACAtctctgaggagctgagagagCGTCTGCCTGCGGACGCCATGCTGCCCTCTGAGACTTCtgcatacaacacggtaatatTACTGTTATGAAatctggatcagaaccagactcatgttgaacaggcagaaacctggagcagaaccttgatgatgatgatgatgtttgaaCTGATGATGATAATTATGATGTCACAGATGCAGCAGCGCCCTCAGCCCACGGTCCACGTGGACAGCTTCTTGTTTGATGAAGACGAGGTGGACTCTCGCTGTGAGGAGGGGACCATGAGCCGCTCGTTCTGCCTCAGCTGTGGTTCCCACAGAACGGCCCCGCTCGGTCAGAACTCAcattcatcatcttcatcatcagcatcacacACTCAGACAGGAGAGCCGTttaatcctcttcttcttctgctgtttttctttctgtctgcagaCTTCATCTCTCACTCGTTCTCCATATCAGAGCTCCAGTTTCTGTTCCAGAACGTTCTGCCTGACCTCGGTGGACGGATGCTGGTGGACGTGGGCTCCAGGCTGGGAGCGGTCCTGTACGGGGTCAGTAGGAACCAGAACATACACTACGAGTAGTACATGGACTACATACAGTAAACATAGCAGAAACTGAagctaactgtgtgtgtgtgtgtgtgtgtgtgtgtgtgtgtgtgtgtgtgtgtgtgtgtgtgtgtgtgtgtgtgtgtgtgtgtgtgtgtgtgtgtgtgtgtgtgtgtgtgtgtgtgtgtgtgtgtgtgtgtgtgtgttttcagggttATGTGTTCAGCACGGCCTCTCAGCTCGTCGGTGTTGAGCTCAGTGAAGAGTTTGTTAAACTGCAGAACGACATCGTGATGAAATACAACATGACAGACCGAatccaggtaacacacacacacacacacacacacacacccacacacacacacacacacacacacacacacagacagtcggTCTTAatctgagagtactttacttgctgtgtgcttttattttgaaataaagtaaggcccttttGGTAGATGGAAGCTTAGGACAggagtggttagggatcccaaactaaggtcaaacagctcaaaggaacggtaacaaaggtcaatgtgtgatgtcataaggtggatattactttggactcgtcagctgagctgtctctgagtttgttaaagtgaataGAAATAGTAcacaaaaagtgaacaaaatAGTATGAGATTAATCAAGACTCGTTAATGCTGATTACAACTGTATTAATCACAACCTGTCTGACCATTAAACCATTAACACCAGTAGAACCATTAAAGTGTTCCTGAAGGTctggtctcctgcaggttcTCCACTCTGACGTCTGCCTGCAGAGCGTTCTGCTGCAGAACGCCGACGTTCTCATCATGAACAACGTGTTTGAGTTCTTCATGGAACCGTCACAACAAGTCAGGTCAGGCACACAAcaatacgcacacacactgacacttacacacacacacacacacacacacacacacacacacacaacaacacactgttTATTATCAGCTTCtcatcagctgctccaactttgtgtgtgttcagggcgTGGAGGTTCATCATGGAGAACTTTAGGAAGAAAGGATCTCTGCTGGTCACAGTCCCCAGTCTGCAGGAGAGTCTGAACCCTctgcaggtaacacacacacacacacacacacacacacacacacacacacatagatgaaGAGTCATGGAGATGTCATCTGATTCACAACCACAGAGAAATCACTTTCTTCCTGTGTTTGTCCTGCAGGAGGCGCTGCAGCCCGGCTGGGTGGAGGAGCTTCCTGTGGACTATGATGTGTACCTGGGCAGAGACTCAGACCCAGACTCTCTCAGACTGATCCACCTGTACAGAGTCCTCTGACCTGGACCAGTCTGAACCTCATCAGGAGAGAAAACTCGTGAACTGTTCTGGATCGGGAATCTTCTCAGACTACAGATCTACTGTTTGTCGGTCTGGATTGTTGTCATATATTAAGATGGACGGTGCAACAGCTTCCaaggagtgaagccaaaacattcagCCCTCCCCCTTCTGACCGGCTACAGTAGAGGTCAtgagctccgcctcctccatgttaacagatgggacagaAGTTGAAACATGTCAGATAGCTGTTTCTCTAACATGGTTTCAGTCATGCTGTTTTATGTCACAGTGTTCATGAATCtgagaagtttagttttaattgATGATGTAAAAAGgtgccatgattgacagctgtgttgacaaatgaggctcctgcagcGTTTGGAATATCAGAGGTGAGAGGAAACTTAACGAACATCTACTTTCAATAACTGTGTTCGCTTCAAACCAAAGCCCTAAACCTGtggactgaacccacctgaatgacctttgaccttgagCAGGAAGTTAAAGGTGTGTTTGATTAGTAGAAGGGGCGGGGCGTTGATTCCTCCCTTCTGTGAATGTcctggctccaaatgacatcaCCTGTCACATGGGTATTTTGGCTTTACATTTGTACAACAGAAGGACAAGAAGATGTGTTGTGTTTAGAAGCAGAAGAGACCATATTTAGACAAGAGGGCGGAGTTTCCCTCGCTCCCCTCTAGCTCTGCCCTCTTGTCTAAATATGGTCTCTTCCGTAGACAAAACATTCTTACTGAAAGCATGAACAATCATTTTCTCAGAGCTTCTTTTAGTACAACCAAACTAAGAGCAAGATTTTTCTAGTTCTTCGTCATAGCAACCTGTCACTCCCAGATAGCCCCGCCCCTAACTTCTCCCCTCTTCCTGGTCTCTTTGACTCTAATTGGACCATACTTaactaaatgaacatcatgctgtgttgaagaagacttgaaactagagattgagaccataaacttgtgagaaaaatgtttagtgagggaataaatcaacatttgatCAGAGATTTAAATACAATCAGAcccccccctgctggacattagaAGTACTACAGAGACGTTACCAActtatttgtgcaattttgaCAGCTTTCTTGTGATACATTAATTTGTCCCTTGCACACCTGTCcgatgatgtcatttaaaaaaaaagctactgtctgtcatttaaataaataataaaataataataaaaataaaataagtcaaATCTTCTCAAACATTGGATAATAAATAATcttcaaacagctgattttattTACGCTCTGATGACaaagctcctcttcctcctgctgtcaCTCACTCTGCGTCATCAACCTTCTAGTCACCACTTCCTGCCGTTAACCCCTCTGACGTCACCGCCCCCGTCCCATCACAGCGGGCTGCCTTGCACACACGCAGCGCGAGCGTTTCCGCGGCAAACATTGGCTGGACAGGAGGAGCGGCAGGACGGCCGGCCAACCGACGCTGTGGAGGACggtgaagccccgcccacttaCTCACTGCTCATGGTGCGTTCAGGGGACACGCCGCTAATTGGAAACGAATAAACTGTCAATCACGCAAACGGGACACACGAGACAAAGACTTCATGTGGAAGATTTCCggttttcatgttgtttgtattttggaattatttcagatttgtttgtaaaggtgagtaaacagactgacagTAAACTGTGACTCAGCTGTTTCTAACTCTCAGTACAGAAACACTGATGTGTTGAACATCTCAAGTGGCGGACTGTGTACAAGAGCAGCTTCAACGCACACCAAACGCCCCCATCTTTATCATGGGAGATTTTAACCACTGTAATCTGAACACTGCACTCCCAGGTTTTGAACAATATATAAAATGCGACaccaggaagagaaaaacattggaCAAATGTTATGGAAATATCAAGGGTGCATATTCAGCTTCCGCAAAACCCCCTCTGGCAAATTCTGACCACAATACTATCCATCTGATCCCCACTTACAAAACAGCTCTTAAGAGCAGCAAGCCTCTTGTTAAAACTGTCAATGTATGGACTAAAGAGAGTATTGACACACTGAAAGGCTGCTTCTTATGCACAGAATGGGACACTTTTTCTGAGGAGAATGATGTAGACTGTGTTACAGAAGTCACCACAGACTACATTCATTTCTGCATTGATTCTGTGATCcctaaaaagacaataaaagtttACCCTAACAGTAAACCTTACATCACAAAGGAGGTAAGAGACTGTATCAACAGGAAAAAACTTGCATTCAAGAATAAGGACCATCTACAACTAAGAGCAGTACAATCAGACTTAAACCAAAGACTGAGAgaggcaaaaca contains these protein-coding regions:
- the zgc:109986 gene encoding uncharacterized protein zgc:109986 gives rise to the protein MDFNEARAELKQLLSRTEPTHLQRLITWIRNSDELDELLSDNRKVILQNISEELRERLPADAMLPSETSAYNTMQQRPQPTVHVDSFLFDEDEVDSRCEEGTMSRSFCLSCGSHRTAPLDFISHSFSISELQFLFQNVLPDLGGRMLVDVGSRLGAVLYGGYVFSTASQLVGVELSEEFVKLQNDIVMKYNMTDRIQVLHSDVCLQSVLLQNADVLIMNNVFEFFMEPSQQVRAWRFIMENFRKKGSLLVTVPSLQESLNPLQEALQPGWVEELPVDYDVYLGRDSDPDSLRLIHLYRVL